One genomic segment of Rubripirellula tenax includes these proteins:
- a CDS encoding efflux RND transporter permease subunit has translation MKQSSLLERRGPLGMPYALMILAAFFFCLPAAFRAARLSLNEKENNVKDWLPSDFPETAELEWFAQHFAGESFVLATWEGCTVEDQRLTLLASKLLHESEAYDPSSDYPPELAATFRRAKAVGNELGLLQGENDHFDWGGKKEKWLTTPTGQWYYVTPDGKLFRWEESMTGPAGLDRSIKRSRGSFELSGTFVTAFGEAPSDRPDSRMVNPIYNDLSLLTATLFHSVQTGESIVAELASEGGPLWPIDLTDEERRGAVAKRLAIERLTGTLFAPAVPTQFSWTPDAFRAALPETRRSEFPADFDALATATLDSHLQRHFGGSLDQLQSATDTQKTEAWYAVWDAIDVEPPHRLTCVLVTLTDLAKDNLVYAIGRGVLGQPRGRLLTLAADSGLTPSLPPSLAPPPFNVAPPETIGGAPALRMGGPPVDNMAIDEEGSVTLVRLVGYSVLVGIFLSYLCFRSIKITLMIFIVGGSSAMLSMAMVWWTGGKVDAILLSMPSLVYVLGLSGAIHVVNYYRDEVRSRGPQGAAGRALRHAVIPCTLASLTTAIGLVSLVTSNLAPISNFGLYAAIGVMSTLGILFSYLPAALQTFAPAVSDGKANDQDELAPESAISQWWANFGRHVTNHHRIVTVGCLVVLFACAMGMRHIKTSVQLLKLFDADSRIIHDYAWLEENFGKLVPMELVVRIPPSIQSEHERTVSVKTGETVEPLDILQRVETVSRIRSVVHRTLGEPGMGIVGQATSADTFLPPLPAPSNKYSAVRAKFNRDLLAAGDTLRDNDYLKLEKRGVYADSELWRISLRVAAISDVDYGQFISTLRTAVEPVLRAYDTRDAVMRALEKSDSKGPVLVVGANRPKSLAMTKLVSDDHTEILTRNTFVATLGELLDGEPIKTSTWIDFTDEQAKEYLASDRWAKIFDKYETVVWLGGEGLTPEDFAAAKNFINADAIQNRAVLSAIAAEQIPDVDGSGAIQVIYTGVIPVVYKAQRTLLVSLADSIGLAFVLIWIVMVMLLNPGRAPYGWFTGRNLGNGMMAGIIAMIPNVFPVLTVFGLMCHFDIEIDIGTMMTASVAMGVAVDDTIHFLSWFRDNLDRGLSRVEAIIETYRRVGPAMTQTTFVGGLGLFVFALSTFTPTQRFGTLMLVMLGAALIGDLVMLPALLAGPLGRFFKPRLGADGQPLKSAASELPMPVDEEARVDAVYSNNPVEGVPRLDRHETASGSTPLKSHLPSDRDSAGRH, from the coding sequence ATGAAACAGTCTTCCCTACTTGAGCGACGTGGACCGCTGGGGATGCCATACGCGTTGATGATTTTGGCGGCGTTCTTTTTCTGTTTGCCGGCTGCGTTTCGTGCCGCGCGTCTGAGTTTGAATGAGAAAGAAAACAACGTCAAAGACTGGTTGCCTTCGGACTTCCCCGAAACGGCCGAATTGGAATGGTTCGCCCAACACTTCGCCGGTGAAAGTTTTGTATTGGCGACTTGGGAAGGCTGCACCGTCGAAGATCAACGACTGACGTTGTTGGCAAGCAAGTTGTTGCACGAATCGGAAGCTTACGATCCCTCGTCGGACTATCCGCCGGAGTTGGCGGCGACCTTTCGCCGCGCCAAAGCCGTCGGCAATGAATTAGGTTTGCTGCAAGGCGAAAACGACCACTTCGATTGGGGTGGCAAGAAAGAGAAGTGGCTGACGACACCGACCGGTCAATGGTATTACGTCACGCCCGACGGCAAGCTATTTCGATGGGAAGAATCGATGACGGGGCCGGCCGGCTTGGATCGATCCATCAAGCGAAGTCGCGGCAGCTTTGAACTCAGTGGTACGTTCGTCACCGCGTTCGGCGAAGCCCCCAGCGACCGTCCCGATTCACGGATGGTCAACCCGATCTACAACGACTTGTCCCTGTTGACGGCGACGCTATTCCATAGCGTCCAGACCGGTGAATCGATCGTCGCGGAACTGGCCAGCGAAGGCGGCCCGCTGTGGCCCATCGATTTGACGGACGAAGAACGCCGTGGCGCCGTCGCGAAACGTTTGGCGATCGAACGACTGACAGGAACATTGTTCGCGCCGGCGGTACCCACCCAGTTTTCGTGGACACCCGATGCGTTTCGCGCCGCATTGCCCGAAACACGTCGATCGGAATTTCCCGCCGATTTCGATGCATTGGCGACCGCCACACTGGATAGCCATTTGCAACGTCATTTCGGCGGTTCACTCGATCAACTTCAAAGTGCAACAGATACCCAGAAGACAGAAGCGTGGTACGCCGTCTGGGACGCCATTGACGTTGAGCCGCCGCACCGCTTGACGTGCGTGTTGGTGACGTTGACGGATTTGGCGAAAGATAATCTCGTTTATGCCATCGGCCGAGGCGTGTTGGGACAACCCCGTGGCCGGCTGTTGACGCTGGCTGCCGATTCGGGGCTGACGCCGTCCCTTCCCCCATCGCTTGCTCCGCCACCGTTCAACGTTGCGCCGCCCGAAACGATCGGTGGCGCGCCGGCGCTTCGCATGGGTGGTCCACCGGTCGACAACATGGCGATCGACGAAGAAGGCAGCGTGACGTTGGTCCGCTTGGTCGGCTACAGCGTCCTTGTCGGCATTTTCTTGTCGTACCTGTGTTTCCGCAGCATCAAAATCACATTGATGATCTTCATCGTCGGCGGCAGCTCGGCCATGCTTAGCATGGCAATGGTGTGGTGGACCGGCGGCAAAGTCGACGCGATTCTGTTGAGCATGCCATCGCTGGTCTATGTGCTTGGCCTTTCCGGTGCGATCCACGTCGTCAACTATTACCGCGACGAAGTTCGATCGCGTGGGCCTCAAGGGGCCGCCGGTCGAGCACTTCGCCACGCGGTCATTCCTTGCACGCTGGCTTCGCTAACAACTGCCATCGGACTGGTTTCGTTGGTGACCAGCAACTTGGCGCCGATCAGCAACTTTGGGCTGTACGCGGCCATCGGTGTCATGTCGACACTCGGCATCCTGTTTTCATACTTGCCTGCCGCACTCCAAACGTTTGCACCGGCGGTATCGGACGGGAAAGCCAATGACCAGGACGAACTTGCCCCCGAAAGCGCGATCAGCCAGTGGTGGGCGAACTTTGGGCGTCATGTCACCAACCATCATCGTATCGTCACCGTTGGCTGCTTGGTGGTTTTGTTCGCCTGTGCGATGGGAATGCGACACATCAAAACGTCGGTCCAGTTGCTGAAGCTGTTTGACGCGGATTCTCGCATCATCCACGACTATGCGTGGCTGGAAGAAAACTTTGGCAAGCTGGTGCCGATGGAGTTGGTCGTTCGCATCCCGCCGTCGATCCAATCCGAACACGAACGAACCGTTTCCGTCAAAACAGGCGAAACGGTCGAACCGCTCGACATTCTTCAACGTGTCGAAACGGTTTCGCGAATCCGTAGTGTCGTGCATCGAACACTGGGCGAACCGGGCATGGGAATCGTCGGCCAAGCGACCAGCGCCGATACGTTCTTGCCACCGCTGCCGGCGCCGAGCAACAAATACAGTGCCGTTCGTGCAAAGTTCAATCGCGACCTGCTGGCGGCCGGGGACACGCTGCGTGACAACGACTATTTGAAGTTAGAGAAACGCGGCGTTTATGCCGACAGCGAACTGTGGCGAATCAGCTTGCGAGTCGCGGCGATTTCCGACGTCGACTATGGGCAATTCATTTCTACGCTGCGGACCGCCGTCGAACCGGTGTTGCGTGCCTATGACACTCGTGATGCCGTCATGCGAGCATTGGAGAAGTCCGATTCGAAAGGGCCCGTGCTTGTCGTCGGCGCCAACCGGCCCAAGTCGCTGGCGATGACGAAATTGGTGTCTGATGACCACACAGAAATCCTAACGCGAAACACGTTCGTCGCGACACTTGGTGAACTCCTCGATGGCGAACCGATCAAGACGTCGACTTGGATCGACTTCACCGATGAACAAGCCAAAGAGTATCTTGCCAGCGACCGTTGGGCGAAAATCTTCGACAAATACGAAACGGTCGTGTGGCTGGGTGGCGAAGGTTTGACGCCCGAAGATTTTGCCGCCGCAAAAAATTTCATCAATGCGGATGCGATTCAAAATCGCGCCGTCTTATCCGCCATCGCGGCCGAACAGATTCCAGATGTCGACGGCTCGGGCGCCATTCAAGTCATCTATACCGGCGTGATCCCGGTCGTCTACAAAGCCCAGCGGACGCTGCTTGTCAGCTTGGCCGATTCGATCGGGTTGGCGTTCGTATTGATTTGGATCGTGATGGTGATGCTGCTCAATCCCGGGCGGGCCCCGTATGGTTGGTTCACCGGACGCAACCTAGGTAACGGCATGATGGCCGGCATCATTGCGATGATTCCGAACGTCTTCCCCGTCCTGACCGTATTCGGATTGATGTGTCATTTCGATATCGAAATTGACATCGGGACGATGATGACGGCTTCGGTCGCGATGGGGGTTGCGGTCGACGATACGATTCACTTTCTGTCATGGTTCCGTGACAACTTGGACCGCGGGCTGTCGCGAGTCGAAGCGATCATCGAAACGTATCGTCGCGTGGGCCCCGCGATGACCCAAACGACATTTGTCGGCGGTTTGGGTTTGTTTGTATTCGCACTGTCGACGTTCACGCCAACCCAGCGTTTCGGAACGTTGATGCTGGTGATGCTGGGCGCGGCGTTGATCGGTGACCTGGTGATGCTGCCGGCGTTGCTGGCTGGCCCACTGGGTCGATTCTTTAAGCCAAGGTTGGGTGCCGATGGCCAACCGCTGAAGTCTGCCGCGTCGGAGCTTCCCATGCCGGTGGACGAAGAAGCACGGGTCGATGCGGTGTACTCGAACAACCCGGTTGAAGGCGTGCCGCGACTCGATCGCCATGAAACGGCAAGCGGATCCACGCCGCTGAAGTCTCATTTGCCGTCGGATCGCGACTCGGCCGGACGACATTGA
- a CDS encoding Gfo/Idh/MocA family protein, translating to MQTPPDRRSFLKTTTAAAAGAALTSTIAKTAHAAGSDEIRFVLVGCGGRGTGAAAQIFNSKGNVKLVAVADAFAKNAENAIKALSRGENKSKIDVPPERVFVGLDAYKAAIDVDADLVIIATPPGYKPQQFEYAVNKGRHIFMEKPVATDAVGVRRVLASVEESKKKNLMVAIGLQRRHEPQYMETIERIHGGAIGDVLSQQVYWNGGGIWYRNRNEGQTEMEFQTNNWYHFNWVCGDQICEQHIHNLDVGCWVKGMYPVECNGMGANSQRMGGDATKSQIFDHTFCEYTFPDGTKMFSQGRHLSGGWNHVGEFVQGTKGTADPSGEIFGENAWKFAGERLNGHQQEQHDLIEALMRGEIYNEGEYGAHSTFTAILGREACYSGKIVKWDELLETGRELAPGIDSFTMQSEVPASARPGENGMYPIPVPGKYSPFA from the coding sequence ATGCAAACCCCACCCGATCGCCGTTCTTTTTTGAAGACCACAACGGCTGCCGCCGCCGGCGCGGCTTTGACCAGCACCATCGCAAAGACGGCTCACGCAGCCGGCAGCGATGAAATTCGATTCGTGTTGGTCGGTTGCGGCGGACGTGGTACCGGTGCAGCGGCTCAGATTTTCAATTCCAAGGGCAACGTCAAGTTGGTCGCGGTTGCGGACGCGTTCGCGAAGAATGCTGAGAACGCGATCAAAGCGCTTTCACGTGGTGAAAACAAGAGCAAGATCGACGTTCCACCAGAACGCGTCTTTGTCGGTTTGGATGCCTACAAAGCAGCGATCGACGTCGATGCCGATTTGGTCATCATCGCAACTCCGCCCGGATACAAGCCACAGCAGTTCGAGTATGCCGTCAACAAAGGCCGCCATATTTTCATGGAAAAGCCGGTTGCCACGGACGCCGTCGGAGTTCGCCGTGTTCTGGCCAGCGTCGAAGAATCCAAAAAGAAGAATCTGATGGTCGCGATCGGGCTGCAACGCCGTCACGAACCCCAGTACATGGAAACCATCGAACGAATTCACGGCGGCGCGATCGGTGATGTCCTTTCGCAACAGGTCTACTGGAACGGTGGCGGCATTTGGTATCGCAACCGCAACGAAGGCCAAACCGAAATGGAGTTTCAAACCAACAATTGGTACCACTTCAATTGGGTTTGCGGTGACCAGATTTGCGAACAACACATTCACAACCTGGATGTGGGTTGCTGGGTCAAAGGCATGTACCCGGTCGAGTGCAACGGGATGGGTGCGAACTCGCAGCGCATGGGCGGCGATGCGACCAAGTCACAGATCTTCGATCACACGTTTTGTGAGTACACGTTCCCCGACGGAACCAAGATGTTCAGCCAAGGCCGTCACTTGTCGGGCGGTTGGAATCACGTCGGTGAATTCGTCCAAGGCACCAAGGGAACCGCCGATCCATCGGGCGAGATTTTTGGCGAGAACGCCTGGAAGTTTGCCGGCGAGCGTTTGAACGGTCACCAACAAGAGCAACACGATTTGATCGAGGCTCTGATGCGTGGCGAGATTTACAACGAAGGCGAGTACGGTGCCCATTCGACGTTCACCGCAATCCTTGGCCGCGAGGCCTGCTATAGCGGCAAGATCGTGAAGTGGGACGAGTTGCTGGAAACCGGCCGCGAACTGGCGCCCGGAATCGACAGCTTCACCATGCAAAGCGAAGTGCCAGCGTCGGCCCGACCAGGCGAAAACGGCATGTATCCGATTCCGGTTCCCGGCAAGTACAGCCCGTTTGCATAA
- a CDS encoding DNA-methyltransferase gives MLPTDRIHHGSCIDGMAKIDDGKVDLVFADPPFNIGYTYDVYDDRREADEYLEFCESWIGQVHRILKPDGTFWLAIGDEYAAELKVLSQRLGFHCRSWVIWYYTFGVNCVRGFSRSHTHLFHFVKDRDQFTFNGDNPLVRVPSARQLVYADKRANSKGRLPDNTWILRPQDSPPGGFSMSHDTWFYSRVAGTFKEREGFHGCQMPEQILGRILRISSNPGDVVVDPFGGSGTTLAVAKKLGRQWMGFELSSEYVEHIQNRLSECQPGDPLDGVVDPLTSAPKTSAGKKRTEFRGGRPVVPLDDKTAKSIVDAFAKASGGHSADHVLCDPKLSKAFAKECRGLSIPGDAQIWNSLLLRLRKSGKLPAATEKGDRWKWSDLDAYRVGAEAAMRLIELDYAMSLDEMLCCPAAVDEFDRLATAFSPGASPQLYRHAALAIRKLVRTRRFQTAAQEHGPSWAKHPLPPPQTISTEVADTHSGHGVYELLNDHETVYVGETHDIGARLRSVSASPAWQKFAPTRVRVWEIDSETERFSLWAHRADATDALLNSPFLRTLESTLR, from the coding sequence ATGCTTCCCACTGACCGCATCCATCACGGCAGCTGTATCGACGGAATGGCCAAGATTGACGACGGCAAAGTCGATTTGGTTTTCGCCGATCCCCCGTTCAATATCGGTTACACGTACGATGTCTACGACGATCGGCGGGAAGCCGACGAGTATCTTGAATTTTGTGAATCCTGGATCGGGCAGGTCCATCGAATTTTGAAACCGGACGGTACCTTCTGGTTGGCGATCGGCGACGAGTATGCGGCCGAACTGAAAGTGCTGTCCCAGCGTCTTGGTTTCCATTGCCGCAGTTGGGTGATTTGGTACTACACGTTCGGTGTGAATTGCGTCCGTGGATTCAGTCGATCGCACACGCACTTGTTTCACTTTGTCAAAGACCGCGATCAGTTCACCTTCAACGGCGACAACCCGTTGGTTCGTGTGCCTTCGGCGCGCCAATTGGTCTACGCCGATAAGCGGGCCAATAGCAAAGGCCGACTGCCCGACAACACATGGATATTGCGTCCACAAGATTCGCCGCCGGGCGGTTTTTCGATGTCGCATGACACGTGGTTCTATTCACGCGTCGCAGGAACGTTCAAAGAACGCGAGGGCTTTCATGGCTGCCAAATGCCCGAACAGATTCTGGGACGCATTCTTCGCATCAGCAGCAATCCCGGCGACGTCGTCGTGGATCCGTTCGGCGGCAGCGGGACAACACTGGCCGTTGCCAAAAAATTGGGGCGACAATGGATGGGTTTCGAGTTGTCGTCCGAGTACGTCGAACACATCCAGAATCGCTTGAGCGAATGTCAGCCCGGTGATCCGTTGGACGGCGTGGTCGATCCGCTGACTAGCGCTCCCAAGACATCGGCCGGCAAGAAGCGAACCGAGTTTCGCGGGGGACGACCCGTCGTGCCGCTGGATGACAAAACGGCGAAGTCGATTGTGGATGCGTTTGCAAAGGCCAGCGGTGGGCACTCGGCGGATCATGTGCTGTGCGATCCGAAGCTGTCAAAAGCCTTTGCCAAAGAGTGTCGAGGCTTGTCGATTCCAGGTGATGCCCAGATCTGGAACTCACTTCTGCTTAGGCTTCGCAAGTCGGGGAAGTTGCCGGCCGCGACGGAAAAGGGAGATCGATGGAAGTGGTCGGATCTTGACGCTTATCGGGTCGGGGCCGAAGCGGCGATGCGACTGATCGAGCTGGACTACGCGATGTCGCTGGACGAGATGCTGTGTTGCCCGGCAGCCGTCGATGAGTTCGATAGGCTGGCCACAGCTTTCTCGCCGGGTGCATCGCCACAGTTGTACCGACATGCAGCATTGGCAATCCGCAAACTGGTTCGAACCCGTCGTTTCCAAACCGCGGCCCAAGAGCATGGCCCGAGCTGGGCGAAGCATCCGCTGCCGCCCCCGCAAACGATCTCAACCGAAGTCGCAGATACTCATAGCGGACACGGCGTTTACGAGCTTTTGAACGACCATGAAACGGTTTACGTCGGCGAGACTCACGACATCGGGGCTCGGTTGAGGTCGGTATCGGCGAGTCCCGCGTGGCAAAAATTTGCGCCCACCCGTGTTAGGGTGTGGGAAATCGACAGCGAGACCGAGCGGTTTTCGCTGTGGGCTCATCGCGCCGATGCGACCGATGCGCTACTGAATTCTCCGTTTTTGCGGACCCTGGAATCGACTTTGCGTTAA
- a CDS encoding alpha/beta hydrolase, with product MAIRATTNRRRRYLRFGLIASAASLMGGLGVSWVVAGFLVRPQRCELGEPPGDLMVVKFSVSSESGSSLAGWTLAGETGHGVVVLLHGIRGNRLSMLGRARELHCRGISVVMIDFQSHGESPGQNITLGHLEKHDADASVEFARRTYPGEKVGVIGVSLGGASALLASPLNLDAIVLESVYPNIEDAISNRVESVIGPLAPFPSALLLWQLYPRLGIRPAQLRPIDRIGETECPTFVVSGKLDTHTTAVETEAMFAAAKEPKQLWLVDGGAHVDLYEYDPVAYRDRVIGFIERHVASSAPPELTP from the coding sequence TTGGCTATCCGGGCAACGACGAATCGACGCAGACGTTATCTTCGTTTCGGGCTGATCGCTTCGGCGGCGTCTTTGATGGGCGGTCTGGGCGTGTCATGGGTGGTGGCTGGCTTCTTGGTCCGCCCCCAGCGCTGCGAGCTCGGCGAACCTCCAGGTGATTTGATGGTGGTCAAATTTTCGGTTTCCAGTGAATCCGGCAGTTCGCTAGCAGGCTGGACGCTGGCGGGCGAAACCGGTCACGGCGTGGTTGTCTTATTGCATGGGATACGGGGTAACCGATTGTCGATGTTGGGTCGGGCGCGTGAGCTTCATTGTCGCGGCATATCGGTCGTGATGATCGACTTTCAATCGCACGGCGAAAGTCCCGGCCAAAACATCACTCTCGGTCATTTGGAAAAGCATGATGCGGATGCGTCAGTGGAGTTCGCACGGCGAACCTATCCCGGCGAGAAGGTCGGCGTCATCGGCGTCTCGCTTGGTGGAGCTTCGGCACTGCTGGCGTCGCCCTTGAATCTAGATGCCATCGTCTTGGAATCGGTTTACCCGAATATTGAAGACGCGATCAGCAATCGCGTCGAATCGGTGATCGGCCCGCTTGCACCGTTTCCGTCGGCGTTGTTGCTTTGGCAGCTTTATCCACGTTTGGGGATCCGCCCGGCGCAACTGCGGCCGATCGATCGAATTGGCGAGACGGAATGCCCCACGTTTGTCGTTTCTGGGAAACTGGATACTCACACGACCGCCGTCGAAACCGAGGCGATGTTTGCGGCGGCAAAAGAACCGAAGCAGTTGTGGCTCGTCGACGGTGGGGCTCATGTGGATCTGTATGAGTACGATCCGGTGGCGTATCGCGATCGAGTGATCGGATTCATTGAACGCCATGTCGCGTCCAGTGCACCGCCGGAATTGACGCCGTGA
- a CDS encoding DUF1552 domain-containing protein, giving the protein MKKRQPSRRGFLRSGSALIALPMLESFGHRRFASAAAVVAPPKRMVFLGMGFGVTADRWYPDVTTTGTEYELPKILKPLQKHKSDITIIQNLMHQYSADGHSGSTFWLTGANRYAIPGQSFHNTVSVDQVAAEVLGEQTRFTSIQLAARGAGEDGHGPGNSLAWNRSGKPVSGLETPVAAFHRLFSGDNTPLAVQQVRLQKQRSILDTVVSDAKSAGRMLSKSDNEKLGEYLESVREIEVRLSKEEKWLGVEKKKPTSKIREPEESLEGVEEIRMMYDLMVAAMQVDATRVFSYRMPVNSMIESLGATMSAHSMSHYSEGERRNVSQSRDTAHAKLLAEFIDKLKASKEPDGSTLFDQCAITMGTNLSSVHTLKNCPTLIAGGGAGFKQGRHIVMDDPKTPLCNLWLSTLRGVGVASDTFGDSTGVIKELFADG; this is encoded by the coding sequence ATGAAAAAACGACAACCTTCCCGACGTGGGTTTTTGCGAAGTGGCAGCGCGTTGATTGCACTTCCAATGCTTGAATCATTTGGCCATCGACGTTTTGCAAGTGCCGCGGCGGTGGTGGCGCCGCCAAAGCGGATGGTCTTTTTGGGGATGGGCTTTGGTGTAACGGCCGACCGTTGGTATCCCGACGTCACGACAACGGGCACCGAGTACGAATTGCCTAAGATCCTTAAGCCGCTGCAGAAACACAAGAGTGACATCACGATCATTCAAAACTTGATGCACCAGTATTCCGCCGATGGACACTCGGGCAGCACGTTTTGGCTGACGGGCGCAAACCGGTACGCGATTCCCGGCCAGAGTTTTCACAACACCGTGTCGGTCGATCAAGTCGCAGCCGAAGTCCTTGGCGAACAGACTCGATTCACGTCGATTCAATTAGCGGCTCGCGGCGCCGGCGAAGACGGTCATGGTCCTGGCAACTCGCTGGCATGGAACCGATCGGGCAAGCCGGTTTCGGGGCTGGAGACGCCTGTTGCCGCGTTTCACCGATTATTCTCGGGCGACAACACTCCGCTGGCTGTGCAGCAGGTACGGTTGCAGAAACAACGTAGCATCCTTGACACCGTGGTGTCCGACGCCAAGTCCGCCGGGCGCATGTTGAGCAAGTCAGACAATGAAAAGCTGGGCGAGTACCTGGAATCGGTCCGCGAGATCGAAGTCCGTTTGTCAAAAGAAGAAAAATGGTTGGGCGTCGAGAAGAAGAAGCCGACGAGCAAGATTCGCGAACCCGAAGAGTCGCTCGAAGGTGTCGAAGAGATTCGGATGATGTATGACTTGATGGTCGCAGCCATGCAGGTCGATGCGACGCGAGTCTTTTCGTATCGCATGCCCGTCAATTCAATGATCGAAAGTCTGGGCGCGACGATGAGCGCCCACAGCATGAGCCATTACTCGGAAGGGGAACGCCGCAACGTTTCTCAGTCACGAGACACCGCTCACGCGAAACTGCTTGCCGAGTTTATCGATAAGCTGAAGGCGTCGAAGGAACCCGATGGTTCGACCTTGTTCGACCAATGCGCGATTACGATGGGAACGAACCTTAGCAGCGTCCACACGTTGAAGAACTGCCCGACACTGATCGCCGGTGGCGGGGCCGGATTCAAGCAGGGGCGTCACATCGTCATGGATGACCCCAAGACGCCGCTGTGCAACCTTTGGCTCAGCACGCTTCGCGGTGTCGGCGTCGCCTCCGATACGTTTGGCGATTCGACAGGCGTCATCAAAGAGCTGTTCGCAGATGGCTGA